The Gehongia tenuis sequence ACGGCCTTAAAATTGCTTCCCTCAACACCCCCACCGTGCTCAGCAATTCCTTCAGCATCGTGGGCGCGCTGATCCTAGGAGATTTTGCGGTGCAGGCCCGCTGGTTTGTACCGGAGGTGGTGCTCTATATGGCTTTTGTTGCCATCGCCAACTTCACCCAGCCCAGCTTTGAACTCGGATACGCTTTCAAACTCTTTCGCGTTCTCATTCTGGTGCTTACCGCACTGTTCAATATATGGGGATTTGCGGCGGGGCTTCTGCTCATGCTGGTGATCATCGCCACCACCCGCACCGTGGGCGGGAAAAGCTATCTCTATCCGCTGATTCCCTTCGACGGGCGGGCGCTTGGCAGGCTCCTCATCCGCCAGCCCATCAATCGAAACAACACCCACCACTGATACAAAAAAACCCGTGCCGCCAGGGCACGGGTTTTTTATAATTCTACCGGCAGGCTTCCACGCCCAACAGTTCGATATCCTTGGAAATAAAATGTTCCTCCACCTTCTGGGGTTTGGCATAATCCGTGGACAGATACTTCTTGTTGTCATCGGCAAAAACGGTTACGATGGCGCTTTGAGGGCCCTGCAGATCCTGAGCCATGACGCTGCCTATGAAGTTGGCGCCGGAGGATACGCCCACGCCGATCCCCAGCTTCTGGCACAGCATGCGGGCCATATTGATGGCATCCCCGTCATCCACCGAAACCACCTGATCAAGCTCACTAAGCTTCACAATGCTGGGAATAAACTCATCGGAAATGCCGTAAATTCTATGCTTTCCCACCCGGTAACCGGTGGAAAGGGTGGGCGAATTGAGGGGTTCCAGCGGATGCACCCGGCAGGCTGGGTTGAGCTCCCGAAGCTTCCTGCCAATACCCATTACCGTACCTCCGGTGCCCACGCCGGCCACAACACCGTTCGCCCGCACGCCCAGCTTTTCCAGCTGTTTTGCGATCTCCACAGCCGTGGTCCTGTAGTGGGTCTCCACGTTATCCTCGTTTGAGAACTGCCGGGGCAAAAAGACGCCCGCCTTCCCGCCCAGCGCCTCCGTCTTTTCGATGGAGCCCAGGAATCCGCCCTCATCCCGGGAAACGAGTTTCACATCGGCGCCATAGCTTTCCATAAGGCTGATGCGCTCTTGGGTCATCCAATCAGGCATAAAGATGCTTACGGGATGACCAAGATAGGTTCCCATAGCGGAAAAAGAAATACCCGTGTTGCCGCTGGTGGCCTCTGCGATGAGATCACCGGGCCGGATCTCTCCGGTTTCATAGGCTTTTTGTAAAATGTAGAACGCAACCCGATCCTTGATGCTGCCGGTGAGATTGTAAGCCTCCGCCTTGGCATAAACGGCCCGCTCCCGGCCCTTATAGCGAAAGATGATCTTCAGCATGGGCGTATGCCCGACCATGGCTGCCATATCATCGAATCTTTTTTGCATTTTAAAATCCATTTTTCAACCCCTATGTCTTTTACTCATTTCTAATCATCAGGCAAAATGGCCGATCTGTCAACGGCTTAAGAATATGCCCTTTCAGCGGAAATCATGAAAAAATCTTGACGACGGCCCAGCCGTAAAACATGAAAAGGCCAAAGCCTCCCAAAATTCCCGTAATCAGCCGGCGTACATTGGTGGATGGATGAAGCCCCGCCTCCTGCACGCCCCAGTCCACACCCATGGGCAGAAGAAAGACGAGACAAAAGGGCCAGGACAGCCTCAATCCCGCCACAAGGGCGATGAGCGCCGCCGCCTGACCCACAGCCACGCCCGTACATCTGGCACAGACGGGGAAAATATAATCGCCGATTCGAAAACTGCGTTCAGGCCGCTGATGGCAGCCGCTGTGATCCCCGATCCACTGCAGTTGGTTTAGAATCTGTATCCACAATTTTTGCATACGTTGACGACCTTGGAATACACCGTGGTGGTTCTTTTCCTCTTGCCCATGCCGCAAAGGCCGCACAGGATACCGGGCAGGGAGAACAGCAGCCATCCGATGCATGCCTTGATGCACCCGAATCCTTTCACCTTCTCCGTCGTTTGAGAATCGCTCACCGTAGCAATGTGAACGTCGTGACTTCCGCATCTTGGGCATACCATCAAAGGGCCCCCCTTATTCTTTATTCTCCCGAATCAAAGTTCGTGCCTGGCCCACAAGGTAGAGGGAACCACACACGACGATGGGGCCGTCCCCAGCCAGTTCCCCGGCCTTCTTCAAAGCGGCCTCAACATTCTTTTCGGCAAAAGCCTCCACGCCCTCCTCCGAAAACAGCTTCGCCAGCGCCTCCGGTTCAAGGCCCCTGCCCTCCTCCGGGCAGACACAAACGGCCTGATCCGCCAAAGATGCAAATATTTTCACCATTGCAGCGTAATCCTTGGAGCTAAGGATACCGCATACCAGCACAGGTTTCTTCTGTAGCCAGTCCCCAAGGTTTCCGGCCAGTGCTTCCGCGCCTTGGGGGTTGTGGGCGCCGTCCAAGAGGATTCGCCCCAGCCACTCCATCCGGCCCGGCCACCGGGCGGCCTTGAGTCCCTTATGGATCATCAGGGTAGCCATCGGAAAGCCCGCCTGAGCTGTCTGCTCCAAAGCCACGATGGCGGCGGCGGCGTTGTAGGCCTGGTAATCCCCGGGAATCCCCAATTCCAGATTCAGGTAGCCCCCCTCATCCCCAAAGAAATCAAAGAGCACGCACCGGCAATCGCTGTGGAAAATCTGAACATCATCCCTGCTGAAGGTGTAGAGGTTTGTATCCTTTTGACGACACATCTCCTCCACAACCCTTCGAACTTCATCGCAGGCAGGATAAAGAACCACAGGAACGCCCCGCTTGATGATGCCCGCCTTGGCGGCGGCGATCTCCTTCAGGGTATTGCCCAGAATACGGGTATGATCCATGCCTATGCGGCCGATCACCGAAACCACCGGCGTCAATACATTGGTGGAATCGAACTGTCCGCCAAGACCCACCTCCACAATGGCAATATCCACGCCCGCATCGGCCATGATCAAAAAACCTGCCGCGGTGATGCGGTCAAAGGGCGTAGGCATGGGTGAGCCCGCCTTCAAAATTTTCCGTTCAGCCTCCCGCACCTGCTGTGCCGCATCGGCCAGGGTCTCATCGTCCACAGGCTGGCCGGCAACGCGGATGCGCTCGTTGAACTTTTCCAGATAGGGCGAGGTATAAAGCCCGACCTTGTATCCGCCAAGGCTCAGCGTCGTTGCCATATAGGCGGCGATGGACCCTTTTCCGTTGGTGCCCGCAACATGGATGCTGGCAAAACGGTAATGGGGGTTGCCCAGTTCCTTCATCAAATTCTGCATGGCCAGAAGTCCCGTTTCCCGCCGGGTGGCGGGATCGGGAGCCGTGCTGTAAAAATAATCGATGGCTTCTCTCCCTGTCATGTTAAACGCCTCCTACTCCACGAAAAGCGGTCAGTTCATGCGCTGAAGGTTTTCCATGCGCTCCCGCACCCGCTCGATCAGTTCCTCGTTCTTAGCCAGCTTTGCCCGCTCCTCTTCCACAAGTGCCGCCGGTGCCTTGGCCACAAAGCCAGGATTGTTTAGTTTGCCTTCCGCCCGTTTGATCTCCCCTTCAATGGTCTTCAGCTCCTTCGAAAGACGGGCGATCTCCTTTTGCTTATCCACCAGCTCCAGCAGCGGGATGTAGACCTCCGCCGCGGGCGCGATGGCGCACACCGCGTGCTCCGGAGCTTCATTCTTTGCCGCAATGTAGGTTGCTCCCGCACCGCCGGCCAGACGCAGCAGATAGGCCTGCGTGGCTTTCAGGCTTTTGGCGTCGCTTTGCTGGGGCAGCACAAAGAACTGAGCCCGCTTGGACGGGGGTACATTCATCTCCGAACGGAGGTTTCGTACCGAACGAATAACCTCCATGATGCTTTCCATGCTTGCCGCATCCTCGGGGAAACGCAGGGCCTCATTCACCTTTGGCCAAGCGGAGAGCATGAGGCTCTCCCCGCGCAGAGCGTCGTAGATGGTCTCCGTCAGGAAGGGCATGAAGGGATGAAGCAGCTTTAAAATCGTCTCGAGCACATACTTCAGGACCGAACGGGCGGTGTTCTTTGCCTTCTCGTCCTCGCCGTTCAGCCGGGACTTGGTAAGCTCAATGTACCAGTCGCAGAACTCGCTCCAGATGAAGTCATAGAGTTTCTGAGCGCAAAGGCCCACCTCATAGCGCTCCATGTTCTCGGTGATCTCTGCAACGGCCTCGCTCAACCGGGTCAAAATCCAGCGGTCGGCCAGGTCAAGGTCCTGAACCTCAAAGTCCGGGAGTTCGCCCTCGGGCAGATTCATCATAACGTATCGGGATGCGTTCCAAATCTTGTTGGCAAAGTTTCGGGCGGACTCCACCTTCTCCCAGTAGAAACGCATATCATTGCCGGGGGAGGTGCCGATCACCAGGGAAAAACGCAGCGCGTCGGCGCCATATTTTTCGATGACTTCCAACGGATCGATGCCGTTGCCGAGGGATTTGGACATCTTCCGGCCTTCCGAATCCCGAACGATGCCGTGGATAAGCACATCCTTAAAGGGGATCTCCCCCATATGCTCAATGCCAGAGAAGATCATTCGAGCCACCCAGAAGAAGATGATATCGTAGGCCGTCACCAACACGGATGTGGGATAGAAATAGTCAAGCTCCGGCGTCTTATCCGGCCATCCCAAGGTGGAAAAGGGCCACAACGCGGAACTGAACCAGGTATCCAGCACATCCTCGTCCTGATGCAGGCAGGTGTGGCCGCAAGCCGCACATTTTTCCGGCATTTCCTTGCCCACATGCACATGGCCGCAGGCCTCGCAGTAGTAAGCCGGAATCCGGTGGCCCCACCACAGCTGCCGAGAGATACACCAGTCGCGAATGTTCTCCATCCAATTATAATAGATCTTGGCAAAGCGTTCGGGCACGAAACGAATCCTGCCATCCCGCACAGCTTCGAGCGCAGGTTCGGCCAGCGGCTTCATTTTTACAAACCACTGCTTGGATAAAATGGGCTCCACGGCGCTCTTGCAGCGGTAGCAGGTGCCCACGTTGTGGGTGTGGTCCTCAATCTTCACCAAAAGACCCAGTTTCCGCATGTCGTTTACCAAAGCATCCCGGCATTCAAAGCGATCCATGCCCTCGTATTTGCCCGCCTTCTCATTCATCACGCCATGGTCGTCCATTACCCGAATCATGGGCAGACCATGCCTCAGGCCCACTTCAAAGTCATTGGGGTCGTGGGCGGGAGTGATCTTCACCGCACCGGTGCCAAATTCCCGGTCCACGTATTCGTCAGCCACCACCGGGATCTCCCGGCCGGTGAGGGGCAGAACCAAAGTCTTGCCGATAAGATGCCGGTAGCGCTCATCATCGGGATGTACCGCCACCGCCGTATCGCCCAGCAGGGTCTCCGGGCGGGTGGTGGCAATCACAATACCTTCGCCGCCGTCCGCCGCGGGATAGCGGAAATGCCAGAAGTGGGAATCCTGCTCCTCATATTCCACTTCCGCATCGGAAAGAGCCGTCACGCAGTGGGGACACCAGTTGATGATCCGATCCCCCTGGTAGATGATGCCCTTGTTGTAGAGGTTGATAAAGACCTCCTGCACCGCTTTGGAGCATCCTTCGTCCATGGTGAAGCGTTCCCGCTCCCAGTCCAGGGATGCGCCCAGCTTTTTCAGCTGTTCGGTGATGCGGCCGCCGTATTGATCCTTCCACGCCCAGGCCCGCTCAAGGAATCCGTCCCGGCCGGTATCGACCTTGGTCAGGCCTTCCTCGGCCATCTGCTGGACGATCTTGACCTCGGTTGCAATGGAAGCATGGTCCGTGCCCGGCATCCAAAGGGCGCTGTAACCCTGCATCCTTTTGGTTCGGATAAGGATGTCCTGAATGGTATCATCCAAGGCATGACCCATATGGAGCTGACCTGTGATATTCGGCGGGGGAATCACGATGGTGAAGGGCTTTTTATGCGGGTCCACCTCCGCATGAAAAGCGCCCGATTTCTCCCATTTTTCATACAGCGGACCTTCCACCGTTTTGGGATCGTACACCTTATCCATGATTTTCATCTTTCCAACCTCCTAAATAACTTCCATAATCATCAAGAAACCAACAAGAGCAATGAGAATGCCCGCGCCCTTGACCCATAAACGCACCTTCTCCCGCTTCATCAGCGGCACCTTAAACACTTTATCCACAATCCATCTCGCGCCAAAGGTGACGATCGCACCCACAACAAACACCGCGATGGCGATGGGATCCGTCTGCGTAAGATTCTCCAAATTCTTCACTCCTTTAAAACAAAAAAGCCATTTCATCCAAAGGACGAAATGACTCGTGGTACCACCTTATTTCCCGGCTAACACCGGCTCATCTGGATAACGGGAACAACCCCGGCCAAAACTACTTTGTTCATCTTGGCAGCTTGGAAGCGACCTTCCCTCGAACATTGCCCGAAAACCCTTTCAGCCGGTGAGGTTTTCTCTCTTGGGGTTGCCCTCGGTACTCCTCTTCCGCAACGCGAAATATGCAGTTTTTATTATCATAGCGAAGGAAGGGCCGATTGTCAATCGGAATCTTCCAAAACTTCGCCGTCCTCCTCATGGCCCTTGCGCAGCACATTCCTCACACCATACTGAACCATGGATACGATGGACATGCCCACCGCAATGTACAGCACAATCTGGTCCCAGGGTGCAACCCACTGATGGAGAAAGAGCAGCACCACCGCAACCGTAAAGGCGAAGGTCCCCAGCTTGCCAAAAATATTGGCATAAACCACAACCTTTCGAGTCTTCAAAAGACAGAAGGCTCCCACGATCATGGCCAGCTCCTTGCCCAGAACCAGGCAGAAAATCCACACCGGAATGACCCCTTGAATCAGAAAGCAGGTGAGCACCGTCAAGAGCATCAGCTTGTCCGCCAGGGGATCAAGAAGCTTACCCCATGGGGTGATTAAATCATACTTCCTTGCGATGTAGCCATCCAGCAGATCGGTGGCGCCGGCCGTCAAAAAACAGACGAGCGCCCCCACCATCTGGTGGGTAACAAAAAAGTAAATCACTACGGCTACCAGAGCAAGCCGGGCCAGGGTCAGTACATTGGGCACGTTCCAAAATTTTGTTTTGGCCTTCATACCAACCCTCCCCTCTCTTTTTTAAAAATTCATAAAACAAAACGCGTCCACGATCGCGGACGCGATTGCCCGCGGGGCATATCCCCGCTGGTCGAGGTGACAGGATTTGAACCTGCGGCCTTTTGGTCCCGAACCAAACGCGCTACCAAACTGCGCTACACCTCGGTATGGAGCCAATAAAGGGACTCGAACCCTTGACCTGCGGTTTACGAAACCGCTGCTCTACCAGCTGAGCTATATTGGCACCTCTTTTGGGCAAAAGACGCCCGACAGATCGGATTATAGCACGAAAAAAGACGGCTGTCAAAATTTAAATGAACAAAATGTAGAGGAATTACCCCACTTTTTTCACCACTTTTCCCCTTCCGCCATAGTATGGAGCATAATCATCAAAAAGGAGGGGCGTTTGATGCGCTATAAACGACTGCTATCCGTGATCATGATCGTAGGACTGATGGGACTATTCGTACTCAGTGGCTGTGGTGAACAAAAATTGACCACCCTGAAGGTCAATGAGGTCACCCATTCGGTGTTCTATGCACCCCAGTACGCCGCAATGAATCTTGGGTTCTTTGAGGAAGAGGGGCTGAACATCGAACTGACGAACGGAGGCGGCGCCGACAAATCCATGACCGCGGTGCTGTCCGGAGAAGCGGACATTGGCCTTATGGGCCCGGAAGCCGCAATCTACGTTTACAACGAGGGTAAGGAGGATCATCCCGTGATCGTGGGCCAGGTCACCAAGCGTGACGGTTCATTCATCGTGGGCCGCGAGGCTGACGAGGATTTCGATTGGGAGAGCCTCCGGGGCAAGACCATCATCGGCGGCCGCAAAGGCGGCATCCCCGAAATGACCCTGGAATACGTTTTGAAGAGCAAGGGCCTCAATCCCGGCGAAGACGTGGAAGTCCTGACCAACATCCAGTTTGATCTGACGGCCGGCGCCTTCACCGGTGGCACGGGCGACTATGCAACCTTGTTTGAGCCTGTGGCCTCCACGTTGGAATCCGAGGGCAAAGCTTATGTGGTCGCCGCCGTGGGCGAAGCCTCCGGCGAGGTCCCTTACACCGCCTACATGGCCAAAAAGAGCTATGTTGAGAAAAACAGCGACACCGTGGAGCGGTTCCTCCGTGCACTGGCCCGCGGCCAGGAATGGGTGAACAGCCATACGCCCGAGGAAATTGCCGAGGCCATCGCGCCGTCCTTTGCCGACGCCGATCTTGACATCCTCGCTTCCGTAGCTCAGCGCTACAAAGATACCGATGCCTGGATGACCACGCCGGTGATGACGGAGGATTCCTTCACCCGCCTGCAGGACATCATGGAAAGTGCGGGCGAGCTGGATCAGCGGGTTCCCTTTGATCAGTTGATTGACAACTCCTATGCTGAAAAAGCTTTGAAATAGACTCAAACCTCCTCCTGAGGGGCGGCAGCAGCCGCCCCTTTCTTTTTTGCGGCGCCGCTTCACCGCCCGGCTTTCATCTGAATAGTATGTTGTATGGGCCGCCAAACGGCCTGAAACTCTTGATAAGGAGGCTATCGGCATGCACGAAAAACCTCTGGTTGAATTCCAGAATATTTCGATGATATATCATACATTGAGCGGTGAGACCCATGCCGTGGACCGGGTCTCCTTCGATGTTCATGACGGCGAATTTGTGAGCATCGTAGGACCTTCCGGCTGCGGCAAAAGCACGCTTTTATCCATGGCCGCGGGGCTTCTAAAACCCTCCAACGGATCGGTGAAGGTGCTGGGCCGTGAGGTGGAATGCCCCACGTCCGATGTGGGCTATATGCTGCAGAAGGATCATCTGTTTGGGTGGCGCACCATTCGGCAGAACGTTCTTTTAGGTCTGGAGGTCCAAAAGAAACTGACGCCGGAGAACATCGATAAGGCGGAACGATTGCTGGATACT is a genomic window containing:
- a CDS encoding PLP-dependent cysteine synthase family protein, which produces MDFKMQKRFDDMAAMVGHTPMLKIIFRYKGRERAVYAKAEAYNLTGSIKDRVAFYILQKAYETGEIRPGDLIAEATSGNTGISFSAMGTYLGHPVSIFMPDWMTQERISLMESYGADVKLVSRDEGGFLGSIEKTEALGGKAGVFLPRQFSNEDNVETHYRTTAVEIAKQLEKLGVRANGVVAGVGTGGTVMGIGRKLRELNPACRVHPLEPLNSPTLSTGYRVGKHRIYGISDEFIPSIVKLSELDQVVSVDDGDAINMARMLCQKLGIGVGVSSGANFIGSVMAQDLQGPQSAIVTVFADDNKKYLSTDYAKPQKVEEHFISKDIELLGVEACR
- a CDS encoding DUF2085 domain-containing protein — translated: MQKLWIQILNQLQWIGDHSGCHQRPERSFRIGDYIFPVCARCTGVAVGQAAALIALVAGLRLSWPFCLVFLLPMGVDWGVQEAGLHPSTNVRRLITGILGGFGLFMFYGWAVVKIFS
- a CDS encoding bifunctional folylpolyglutamate synthase/dihydrofolate synthase, yielding MTGREAIDYFYSTAPDPATRRETGLLAMQNLMKELGNPHYRFASIHVAGTNGKGSIAAYMATTLSLGGYKVGLYTSPYLEKFNERIRVAGQPVDDETLADAAQQVREAERKILKAGSPMPTPFDRITAAGFLIMADAGVDIAIVEVGLGGQFDSTNVLTPVVSVIGRIGMDHTRILGNTLKEIAAAKAGIIKRGVPVVLYPACDEVRRVVEEMCRQKDTNLYTFSRDDVQIFHSDCRCVLFDFFGDEGGYLNLELGIPGDYQAYNAAAAIVALEQTAQAGFPMATLMIHKGLKAARWPGRMEWLGRILLDGAHNPQGAEALAGNLGDWLQKKPVLVCGILSSKDYAAMVKIFASLADQAVCVCPEEGRGLEPEALAKLFSEEGVEAFAEKNVEAALKKAGELAGDGPIVVCGSLYLVGQARTLIRENKE
- a CDS encoding valine--tRNA ligase; amino-acid sequence: MKIMDKVYDPKTVEGPLYEKWEKSGAFHAEVDPHKKPFTIVIPPPNITGQLHMGHALDDTIQDILIRTKRMQGYSALWMPGTDHASIATEVKIVQQMAEEGLTKVDTGRDGFLERAWAWKDQYGGRITEQLKKLGASLDWERERFTMDEGCSKAVQEVFINLYNKGIIYQGDRIINWCPHCVTALSDAEVEYEEQDSHFWHFRYPAADGGEGIVIATTRPETLLGDTAVAVHPDDERYRHLIGKTLVLPLTGREIPVVADEYVDREFGTGAVKITPAHDPNDFEVGLRHGLPMIRVMDDHGVMNEKAGKYEGMDRFECRDALVNDMRKLGLLVKIEDHTHNVGTCYRCKSAVEPILSKQWFVKMKPLAEPALEAVRDGRIRFVPERFAKIYYNWMENIRDWCISRQLWWGHRIPAYYCEACGHVHVGKEMPEKCAACGHTCLHQDEDVLDTWFSSALWPFSTLGWPDKTPELDYFYPTSVLVTAYDIIFFWVARMIFSGIEHMGEIPFKDVLIHGIVRDSEGRKMSKSLGNGIDPLEVIEKYGADALRFSLVIGTSPGNDMRFYWEKVESARNFANKIWNASRYVMMNLPEGELPDFEVQDLDLADRWILTRLSEAVAEITENMERYEVGLCAQKLYDFIWSEFCDWYIELTKSRLNGEDEKAKNTARSVLKYVLETILKLLHPFMPFLTETIYDALRGESLMLSAWPKVNEALRFPEDAASMESIMEVIRSVRNLRSEMNVPPSKRAQFFVLPQQSDAKSLKATQAYLLRLAGGAGATYIAAKNEAPEHAVCAIAPAAEVYIPLLELVDKQKEIARLSKELKTIEGEIKRAEGKLNNPGFVAKAPAALVEEERAKLAKNEELIERVRERMENLQRMN
- the pgsA gene encoding CDP-diacylglycerol--glycerol-3-phosphate 3-phosphatidyltransferase codes for the protein MKAKTKFWNVPNVLTLARLALVAVVIYFFVTHQMVGALVCFLTAGATDLLDGYIARKYDLITPWGKLLDPLADKLMLLTVLTCFLIQGVIPVWIFCLVLGKELAMIVGAFCLLKTRKVVVYANIFGKLGTFAFTVAVVLLFLHQWVAPWDQIVLYIAVGMSIVSMVQYGVRNVLRKGHEEDGEVLEDSD
- a CDS encoding ABC transporter substrate-binding protein, encoding MRYKRLLSVIMIVGLMGLFVLSGCGEQKLTTLKVNEVTHSVFYAPQYAAMNLGFFEEEGLNIELTNGGGADKSMTAVLSGEADIGLMGPEAAIYVYNEGKEDHPVIVGQVTKRDGSFIVGREADEDFDWESLRGKTIIGGRKGGIPEMTLEYVLKSKGLNPGEDVEVLTNIQFDLTAGAFTGGTGDYATLFEPVASTLESEGKAYVVAAVGEASGEVPYTAYMAKKSYVEKNSDTVERFLRALARGQEWVNSHTPEEIAEAIAPSFADADLDILASVAQRYKDTDAWMTTPVMTEDSFTRLQDIMESAGELDQRVPFDQLIDNSYAEKALK